The window TCTCCAAATTCAATTACTTACACAAATCAAAATAATGGCTGCCGTTACCTCTTCCGCCGCCGTCGTCATTCCCTCTTTCACCGGCCTAAAGGCATCTAAAGTAACCGCAACCACCACCACCGTTAAAGTTTCCACCCCATTCAGGAAATTCAGCGTCAAGGCCTCAATGAAGGACGTGGGCGCAGCCGTGTTCGCGACTGCGGCCAGCGCGATTCTGGCGGCGAACGCTATGGCTTTGGATGTAAACCTAGGAGGCGACGACGGAAGTCTGGTGTTCGAGCCGAGCACATTCTCGGTATCATCGGGAGACACAATCGTTTTCAAGAACAACAAGGGGTTCCCGCACAACATAGTTTTCGacgaagacgaggttccgggcGGTGTGGACGTGGCGAAGATATCGATGAGCGAGGAAGACCTTTTGAACGCTCCGGGAGAGACCTACAGCGTTACCCTTACCGCCAAGGGAACCTATGGCTTCTACTGTTCTCCTCACCAGGGCGCAGGGATGGTTGGTAAAGTCACCGTTAACTGATAATTCATTATTCCCccctattattattaataatgtcttaattattattgtctCCTCTTGTAATTTATgagtaatattaattaatacttgCACCCTTTACAAAATACCATTTTATTATGTTACATTGCGCATTCAGCTTAATTTAGTAGTTTGGTC is drawn from Impatiens glandulifera chromosome 3, dImpGla2.1, whole genome shotgun sequence and contains these coding sequences:
- the LOC124932576 gene encoding plastocyanin-like, which encodes MAAVTSSAAVVIPSFTGLKASKVTATTTTVKVSTPFRKFSVKASMKDVGAAVFATAASAILAANAMALDVNLGGDDGSLVFEPSTFSVSSGDTIVFKNNKGFPHNIVFDEDEVPGGVDVAKISMSEEDLLNAPGETYSVTLTAKGTYGFYCSPHQGAGMVGKVTVN